From Watersipora subatra chromosome 8, tzWatSuba1.1, whole genome shotgun sequence, a single genomic window includes:
- the LOC137401951 gene encoding vascular endothelial growth factor receptor 1-like, with the protein MTLQYAIVNKTLGVKIVEPFDKEEVFSCTFEQDGRLEELTGLILVRINIYNLPPPSLEIAGSKQHYISGESLFLTCTIRYEYVKSIRLEYPALTCPTCQKENHVVEATPTRVDYGQFVASLKIQELNTWDTGDYNCSYQVYSDTIYREWTSKEIYVYEEEFVECKIENSQINVTEGDSSVLLRVNVSALPTPGLSWMFGSTPLATDEPEKYKENIWYMDGISYIATLEIRALSRHDNGVYTLTSSRVNFPCSIQLNVHVVPVIDLSYHYKNKKTVFDSSSEVYVKPGEQVVIECTAKGNPRPNISYAWKQCNSPRCAAADSVWTDLPASVLQPLVGTVNQPYISATTPSSQHLYLETEESAWYRCESANVAGSTIQELHLVVSELNETSQGVGFSEDTLKHAKGLVEGDKLSLECRVARFECAETDVQIVESVKNKVIAYDMNSPMSSWNVNNNEYILTIELSQVSLAMNGDIYVCRCNDGKSGESLVIKSQEYTPPRWAKSMSTDQTVEQGVTKSFVCMPSGNPLPEISWYKDNQLLSPSSTKIFSDDNYTLTIVRAGADDSGLYKCVGKTNRLSIYSSFQLTVAGSGLKLTYKHIAIIVASVLTLSLFAALAGATFVRIYCRKKYLPHELLLPSKETLNPNIPIDEQTDALSYDVGWEFPIGNLKLGMLLGQGEFGRVLKAEAHRIEEGVTNTTVAVKTVRDQHDVNQLKALISELKILIHIGKHLNIVNLLGACTRNICKGHLLVIVEYCCNGNLRAYILQCQAEDNAELYKKLLSRDQEYRYDEELLKQDLENKLITQTDLINWSYQIARGMEYLASIDYIHRDLAARNVLLAKNNIVKICDFGLSKDIYKYKEYQRQSEGPLPIKWMALESLTHKVFNVKTDVWAYGVTVWELFSLAATPYPGWDIDDTFIDKLKKGYRMERPDLCPLRIYNVAMARSWSSDPEQRPSFTEVAELLESMLARDLVEHLHTQEQKYRKNHTSSRKHHDSGIHTDDVFVEMSYLQPHSPRQPKYYNMLGTEYDSMLQEKDVDMPMMLAPPVPGHHSIDSALPSTSSSSSTSSTNHRPPSYTYVMHSQHALAASVSMHVNDRKTGFSLDSVYV; encoded by the exons ATGACTTTGCAGTATGCGATAGTTAACAAGACACTCGGAGTAAAGATAGTGGAGCCATTTGACAAAGAAGAGGTATTCAGTTGCACATTTGAACAAGATGGCCGACTAGAGGAGTTGACTGGACTTATTTTAGTAAGAATAAACATAT ATAATCTGCCTCCCCCGAGCTTGGAGATTGCAGGAAGCAAGCAACACTACATTTCAGGAGAGAGTCTTTTTCTCACCTGTACCATACGCTATGAGTATGTGAAGTCAATACGATTGGAGTACCCAGCTCTCACTTGCCCCACTTGTCAG AAAGAAAACCATGTAGTGGAAGCGACTCCAACGCGAGTAGATTACGGCCAATTTGTAGCGTCGTTAAAGATACAGGAGCTAAATACATGGGATACGGGTGACTACAACTGCTCCTACCAGGTTTATAGTGATACTATTTACAGAGAATGGACATCAAAAGAAATATATGTCTATG AAGAAGAGTTTGTGGAGTGTAAGATAGAAAACTCTCAAATTAATGTGACAGAAGGCGACTCCAGTGTACTGCTCAGGGTCAATGTATCAGCGCTGCCAACTCCAGGACTGTCTTGGATGTTCGGATCTACTCCATTAGCAACTGATGAACCTGAGAAATATAAAGA GAACATCTGGTACATGGATGGAATTTCCTATATTGCTACTTTAGAGATCAGGGCTCTGTCGCGACACGATAATGGAGTGTATACATTGACCTCTAGCAGAGTCAACTTTCCTTGCAGCATTCAGTTAAATGTTCATG ttgtacctgtTATTGATTTGTCCTACCACTACAAAAACAAGAAAACCGTGTTTGACAGCAGTTCAGAGGTCTATGTCAAGCCAGGAGAGCAAGTAGTAATTGAGTGCACAGCGAAGGGCAATCCAAGACCAAATATTTCTTATGCCTGGAAGCAGTGCAACTCTCCTCGATGTGCTGCTGCTGATAGTGTGTGGACAGATTTGCCTGCCTCTGTGTT GCAGCCATTGGTTGGCACTGTCAACCAGCCGTATATCAGTGCCACAACTCCCAGCAGTCAGCATCTGTACCTGGAGACAGAGGAGTCGGCATGGTACAGATGTGAGTCAGCAAATGTAGCTGGCAGCACTATTCAGGAGCTTCATCTTGTTGTCTCTG AGTTAAATGAAACATCTCAAGGAGTTGGTTTCTCTGAAGACACACTCAAACACGCCAAAGGTTTGGTCGAAGGTGACAAGCTCTCACTCGAGTGCCGAGTAGCCAGGTTCGAGTGCGCAGAGACAGATGTGCAGATCGTAGAGTCCGTAAAAAACAAGGTCATTGCCTATGACATGAATAGCCCAATGAGCAGCTGGAATGT AAATAACAACGAATACATAttgaccatagagttatcacaAGTGAGCTTGGCTATGAATGGGGACATCTATGTATGCAGATGTAATGATGGTAAATCTGGAGAATCGCTGGTGATAAAATCGCAAG AATACACGCCACCTCGCTGGGCTAAGAGTATGTCTACGGACCAGACAGTGGAACAAGGTGTTACGAAATCCTTTGTCTGCATGCCGTCGGGTAACCCACTTCCTGAGATCAGCTGGTACAAAGATAACCAACTTCTGAGCCCTTCTAGCACTAAGATATTCTCTGATGACAACTACAC GTTAACCATAGTACGAGCTGGTGCAGACGACTCTGGATTATATAAGTGTGTTGGGAAAACGAATCGCCTTTCCATCTACAGCAGCTTTCAACTGACAGTAGCTG GCAGCGGGCTGAAGTTGACCTACAAGCACATTGCTATCATTGTTGCGAGTGTGCTGACTTTGTCCCTATTTGCTGCCCTTGCAGGAGCCACTTTCGTCAGGATCTACTGCCGTAAGAAATACTTG CCTCACGAGCTTCTGCTGCCATCCAAAGAGACTCTCAATCCGAACATTCCTATTGATGAACAAACCGATGCTCTGTCATATGATGTTGGCTGGGAATTCCCGATAGGCAACCTTAAGTTAGGCATGCTCCTTGGGCAAGGCGAGTTTGGGAGAGTGCTGAAGGCTGAGGCGCATCGCATAGAGGAAGGAGTGACAAACACAACTGTGGCTGTCAAGACTGTGAGAG ACCAGCATGATGTAAACCAGCTTAAAGCTCTCATCAGTGAGCTGAAGATACTGATACACATCGGCAAACATTTAAATATAGTCAACTTGCTAGGAGCCTGCACTAGAAACATCTGCAAAG GACACCTGCTTGTGATTGTCGAGTATTGCTGCAACGGAAACCTAAGGGCATACATTCTTCAATGTCAAGCAGAGGACAATGCTGAGCTTTACAAGAAACTGCTGTCCCGTGACCAAGAGTACAGATATG ATGAAGAACTGTTGAAGCAGGATCTTGAGAACAAATTGATAACACAAACAGATTTAATAAATTGGAGTTACCAGATAGCGAGAGGAATGGAGTACCTTGCTAGCATTGAT TACATACACAGAGATCTGGCAGCCAGAAATGTTCTCTTAGCCAAGAACAACATCGTAAAGATCTGTGACTTCGGGCTATCAAAAGACATCTACAAGTACAAGGAATACCAGAGACAGAGTGAG GGTCCCCTGCCAATAAAGTGGATGGCTCTCGAGTCTCTCACACATAAAGTATTCAACGTAAAAACAGATGTCTGGGCTTATGGTGTTACTGtgtgggagttgttctctcttgcTGCAACTCCCTACCCTGGTTGGGATATAGATGACACTTTCATAGACAAGTTAAAGAAGGGCTACAGGATGGAACGACCTGATCTATGCCCTCTGCGGAT ATACAATGTAGCCATGGCCAGGAGCTGGAGCTCAGACCCTGAACAGAGACCTAGCTTTACTGAAGTTGCAGAGCTTTTGGAGTCGATGCTAGCAAGGGATTTGGTAGAG CATCTTCACACTCAGGAGCAGAAATACAGAAAGAATCACACCTCTAGCAGGAAACACCATGACAGTGGAATACACACAGATGACGTCTTTGTTGAGATGAGTTACCTGCAACCTCATTCACCAAGGCAGCCCAAGTACTACAATATGCTGGGAACTGAATATGACAGCATGCTGCAG GAAAAGGATGTGGATATGCCGATGATGTTAGCTCCACCCGTGCCAGGTCATCACTCAATCGACTCAGCGCTTCCCTCAACCTCCTCATCTTCTTCGACGAGCAGCACCAACCACAGACCTCCAAGCTACACCTATGTCATGCACAGCCAGCATGCGCTCGCAGCTTCTGTGTCTATGCATGTTAATGACCGTAAGACCGGCTTTTCTTTAGATTCAGTATATGTTTGA